The Methanolacinia petrolearia DSM 11571 genome has a segment encoding these proteins:
- a CDS encoding ABC transporter permease, with amino-acid sequence MDLARLAIISQKELSDHVTSRRFLLILIITCLVLGVAAANGVTDYNNALDRYKVGEGGDLFMPSILYAFGKITDSIGLEGLGAIIGIAIGFDLVAGEREGRSLKTILSQPLYRDELINGKAIGGITTLAIITLAGFLTILAIFLVISIVPSFEEVFLIGVIWFITLLYMISYFSMALMSSVLAKSSSGAMIISLIILFIMMYIIPVGGGEFGTCLLGPEPEDIGYDHDSQLQENYERAVLDIYDFFNLFSAQSVYNSITSPITNPSFYVTNRIYPSGHSLDPDITDNIEKPSLLGIIGDKWVKIIVFIMWPVLFFGIAYVKFMRTDLR; translated from the coding sequence TTGGATCTCGCAAGACTCGCGATAATCTCGCAAAAGGAGTTGTCAGATCATGTAACAAGCAGGCGATTCCTCCTGATACTCATAATAACATGCCTTGTACTTGGGGTTGCAGCTGCAAACGGTGTCACCGATTACAATAATGCCCTTGACAGGTATAAAGTCGGAGAAGGTGGTGATCTCTTCATGCCGTCAATCCTCTACGCGTTTGGAAAAATTACAGACTCAATTGGTCTTGAAGGTCTGGGGGCTATCATCGGAATTGCAATAGGTTTTGATCTCGTTGCAGGAGAGCGTGAGGGAAGATCCTTAAAGACCATACTCTCACAGCCGCTATACAGGGACGAACTAATAAACGGGAAGGCCATCGGCGGAATAACCACACTCGCAATTATAACACTTGCAGGATTTTTAACAATTCTTGCCATATTCCTGGTTATAAGCATTGTTCCTTCTTTTGAAGAGGTTTTTTTAATCGGGGTGATTTGGTTTATAACCCTCCTATATATGATCTCATATTTTTCAATGGCGCTGATGTCTTCTGTTCTCGCAAAGTCCAGTAGCGGAGCCATGATAATATCACTGATCATCCTGTTCATAATGATGTATATAATCCCTGTCGGAGGGGGAGAATTTGGGACCTGTCTTCTCGGACCGGAACCTGAAGATATAGGGTATGACCATGATTCGCAACTACAGGAAAACTATGAAAGAGCGGTTTTGGATATATATGATTTTTTCAATCTCTTTTCGGCACAAAGTGTCTATAACAGTATAACCTCCCCGATAACGAATCCATCGTTTTATGTGACGAACAGGATTTACCCTTCAGGACATTCACTTGATCCGGATATTACAGATAATATCGAAAAACCATCGCTTTTAGGGATTATCGGTGACAAATGGGTAAAAATTATTGTTTTTATCATGTGGCCGGTTCTCTTCTTCGGTATAGCCTATGTGAAATTCATGCGTACAGACCTGAGGTGA
- a CDS encoding ABC transporter permease subunit, which translates to MDFKRIILIGYKEFQDHITSRRFLALLFLMVTITGIFVFKEIGNYLEDLEEYSTLYSYSFFGLPKSVNIFEGIKSGVAGSSIFGSIIAIALGFDLITKERETGSIKAILSVPVYRDEVINGKALGGIMAIALAITIVFVLTLGIMLIYSIVPGLNELGFLFVFWLITILYLSGIFIMSIMVSAFSKTSGISFIYSLLLLLILTSVIYSTGDFAVDTIMGQDPSINTNNMGVSDPKHYQEESAAYYQRRIELTNLVFYVSLDTNYRKTSIALTKPKLYLRTQSEYNSESPDPTLSDMLGKIWGYILFLIAYPVVFFGIAYVKFMRMDLR; encoded by the coding sequence ATGGATTTTAAAAGAATCATTCTGATAGGTTACAAGGAATTCCAGGATCATATCACAAGCAGACGGTTCCTCGCCCTTTTGTTTTTGATGGTGACGATAACCGGGATCTTTGTATTCAAGGAGATAGGCAATTATCTTGAGGATCTGGAGGAATACAGCACACTCTATAGTTACTCCTTTTTTGGCCTTCCAAAATCTGTGAACATTTTCGAAGGTATAAAGTCCGGAGTTGCAGGCAGCTCGATATTCGGGTCGATAATTGCAATAGCTCTCGGATTTGATCTTATAACGAAAGAAAGAGAGACCGGATCGATCAAGGCGATCCTCTCGGTTCCTGTCTACAGGGACGAGGTTATAAACGGCAAGGCACTTGGAGGTATAATGGCAATAGCACTTGCGATAACGATCGTCTTCGTGCTGACTCTTGGAATTATGTTGATATATAGCATTGTTCCGGGTCTTAATGAATTGGGCTTCTTATTCGTTTTCTGGTTAATAACGATCCTCTACCTGTCCGGGATCTTTATAATGTCAATAATGGTCTCGGCTTTTTCGAAGACAAGCGGAATCTCTTTTATATACTCATTACTGCTTCTTCTCATCCTGACAAGCGTCATATATTCAACAGGAGATTTTGCAGTTGACACGATAATGGGGCAAGATCCTTCGATAAACACGAACAATATGGGTGTATCGGACCCAAAACACTACCAGGAGGAATCCGCTGCTTATTATCAAAGAAGAATAGAGCTTACAAATCTTGTATTTTATGTCTCTCTCGATACAAATTACCGCAAAACTTCAATAGCCCTGACCAAGCCCAAATTATATCTAAGAACGCAATCCGAATATAATTCTGAGAGTCCCGATCCAACGCTTTCCGACATGCTGGGAAAAATCTGGGGCTACATTCTCTTCCTGATTGCATATCCCGTAGTCTTTTTCGGAATAGCTTATGTAAAGTTCATGAGGATGGATCTCAGGTGA
- a CDS encoding ABC transporter permease — protein sequence MSEKEFLDHLISKRFFVLLAIICVILCVSAINGVNNYNNALDRYKAGSETEVFQPTAVMVFTEITNSIGVYSLGAIIGLALGFDLISGEREAGSLKTILSRPLYRDELINGKAIGGIISLAILTFVGFALVIATMLILGIVPDLEDISMIGIVWLLTILFILTAFSIAVMSSVIAKTSSEALMIALVITFVLFLIIPTIGGDIGTKILIGDPPEESEYSSGSSGYNEDFQEIQQEYYRKEDFISEFTNMFSARIIYNDLVAPLTWPSFYAISKLDFSDDISRHGELEKPSIWGIMQDKWIKIIVFLMWPVLFFGIAYVKFMRADLR from the coding sequence ATATCTGAAAAGGAATTTTTGGACCATCTCATCAGCAAAAGGTTCTTTGTCCTGCTGGCAATAATCTGTGTCATTCTTTGCGTATCCGCCATAAACGGGGTGAATAACTACAACAACGCACTGGACAGGTACAAGGCCGGCAGCGAGACCGAGGTATTCCAGCCCACCGCTGTTATGGTTTTTACGGAAATAACGAATTCAATCGGGGTGTACAGTCTCGGGGCAATAATCGGCCTTGCACTGGGTTTCGACCTGATATCAGGAGAAAGAGAAGCAGGATCATTAAAAACAATATTATCGAGACCCCTCTATCGTGACGAACTTATAAACGGAAAAGCAATCGGCGGGATAATATCACTTGCAATCCTCACATTTGTCGGATTTGCACTTGTTATTGCCACTATGCTCATTCTTGGTATCGTACCGGACTTAGAAGACATTTCAATGATCGGTATAGTTTGGCTTCTTACAATTTTGTTTATACTGACGGCATTTTCCATTGCAGTCATGTCTTCTGTAATTGCAAAGACAAGCAGTGAGGCACTGATGATCGCTCTTGTCATCACATTCGTACTTTTTCTGATAATACCCACAATCGGCGGGGATATAGGAACGAAAATTCTGATCGGAGATCCTCCTGAAGAGTCCGAATATTCATCAGGGTCGTCGGGATATAACGAAGATTTCCAGGAGATTCAACAGGAATATTACAGAAAAGAAGATTTCATTTCAGAATTCACAAACATGTTCTCTGCCCGGATTATCTATAACGATCTCGTAGCTCCCCTTACATGGCCGTCATTTTACGCTATTTCAAAATTAGATTTCAGCGATGATATATCCAGGCACGGAGAACTTGAAAAACCGTCGATCTGGGGAATAATGCAGGATAAATGGATTAAAATTATAGTGTTCCTTATGTGGCCGGTTCTTTTCTTCGGAATTGCATATGTGAAATTCATGAGGGCGGACCTGAGGTAG
- a CDS encoding ABC transporter permease → MDLKRVKMIAIKEIRDHITSRRFTILLFLMLVVCGYYVINEIGDYYDAIESYAQYGDFSYIPSVMNIFLGINRGISGYSIFGIIIAVALGFDLFTKERETGSIKAILSMPVYRDEVINGKALGGIITIAIATMTVFVITLAILLLCSIVPEINEFGYIFVFWIITTIFLSGVFLMSMMVSTFSKSSGISLIYSLLLLLLITSFIYTVGTSAVDSILGPTPIITANNSDMTNYDAMREQLTSYNEKRSNMMDFVRMVSFDNNYYLLSDAIINPQENRFYDSLQSGGDDSGKDNGIPDLTTILTDMWGNLVFLIFYPVFFMGIAYVKFMRIDLR, encoded by the coding sequence ATGGATTTAAAACGAGTCAAAATGATTGCCATAAAAGAGATTCGTGATCATATAACCAGCCGCAGGTTTACAATTCTCCTGTTCCTGATGCTGGTAGTCTGCGGCTATTATGTAATAAACGAAATCGGGGATTATTACGATGCAATCGAATCCTATGCCCAATATGGAGATTTTTCCTATATCCCTTCAGTGATGAATATATTTTTGGGAATCAACAGGGGAATCTCGGGCTATTCGATCTTCGGAATAATTATTGCAGTTGCACTCGGCTTTGATCTTTTCACAAAAGAAAGGGAGACAGGATCAATCAAGGCAATACTTTCAATGCCTGTGTACAGGGACGAAGTCATAAACGGAAAGGCTCTCGGGGGAATAATTACAATTGCAATTGCAACGATGACAGTATTTGTAATAACGCTGGCAATTCTTCTTTTATGCAGCATAGTTCCTGAAATTAACGAATTTGGATATATATTTGTATTCTGGATAATTACTACAATTTTTTTATCGGGCGTATTTCTTATGTCAATGATGGTTTCGACTTTTTCGAAGTCGAGCGGAATATCACTAATCTATTCTTTGCTCCTTTTACTGCTGATTACCAGTTTTATATATACTGTCGGAACTTCGGCAGTGGATTCCATACTCGGACCCACACCCATAATCACTGCGAATAATTCAGATATGACAAACTACGATGCAATGAGGGAGCAATTGACATCATATAACGAAAAAAGGAGCAATATGATGGATTTTGTTCGCATGGTTTCTTTCGATAATAATTATTACCTGCTATCAGACGCGATTATAAATCCACAGGAGAACCGGTTCTATGATTCGCTTCAATCGGGGGGTGATGATTCCGGCAAAGATAACGGAATCCCGGATCTCACCACGATTTTGACGGACATGTGGGGCAATCTTGTTTTTTTGATATTCTATCCGGTTTTCTTCATGGGAATAGCTTACGTGAAGTTCATGAGGATCGATTTACGGTGA
- a CDS encoding RNA-binding domain-containing protein, with the protein MHDDFFDLESLQEGYDIEFKKALGRDGRGTLPNSVWETYSAMANTEGGFIILGVEEKQNNLIFHDLPEYNKIIKDIWNILNNKNKVSANLLQSRDIGPFKLDNNKTGVVIHVLQASRKERPVYIGSNPLDGTYLRKNEGDYKCPHELVKQMLGEQANDTQDAVILEHFDFKDIDNESFRIYRQQFSNRKPDHPFNECDDIEFLRHLGGWAKDRHTGKEGLTLAGLLMFGKFRSILDEVPNYIVDYQEREDSEARWIDRVTNDGSWSGNLYDFYRLVIKKLTTGLKVPFKLQGDKRIEDTPVHESLREALVNTIIHADYSGNCSILIVKRPDLFGFRNPGLMRIPKIEAIRGGVSDCRNRNLQKMFQLIGLGEQAGSGFPKIYRNWRLQHWREPELEVRVESNQTVFIMKMISLLPEDAIEELKVVFGDSFNELKDVEKVALVTAFCEGCVNHSRMKEVTKEHPHDITVSLHDMVEKGFLVSEGMGRGTFYYLPGRHPMKNEMFGAGGVGPLQGSRALRLDRGGLDRGGFNITGFDRPIHSGHSSEHLNNSSEHLDTLIPIAEPVRSMKKAPRELMESTILQLCQGRYLTLEDLSSILHRDKDSLRIHYISPMLKEGKIEQMYKNVTTHPNQKYRTVEK; encoded by the coding sequence ATGCATGACGATTTTTTTGATCTGGAATCTCTTCAGGAAGGTTACGACATAGAATTTAAAAAGGCACTCGGAAGAGATGGGAGAGGGACTCTTCCAAACTCTGTATGGGAGACATATTCTGCAATGGCAAATACAGAAGGGGGTTTCATAATTTTAGGTGTGGAAGAAAAACAAAATAATTTAATATTTCATGATCTGCCCGAATATAATAAAATTATTAAGGATATCTGGAACATCCTCAACAATAAAAATAAAGTGAGCGCCAATCTTCTGCAGAGCAGGGATATCGGGCCTTTTAAATTGGATAATAATAAAACTGGTGTTGTTATTCATGTCCTCCAGGCTTCAAGAAAGGAACGGCCAGTATATATCGGTTCAAATCCTCTTGACGGGACTTATCTAAGAAAGAATGAGGGGGATTATAAATGTCCTCATGAGCTTGTGAAACAGATGCTTGGTGAACAGGCAAATGATACCCAGGATGCAGTTATTCTTGAACATTTTGATTTTAAAGATATTGATAATGAATCATTCAGGATATATCGTCAACAATTTTCAAACCGTAAACCCGACCATCCCTTCAATGAATGTGATGATATTGAGTTTCTAAGGCACCTCGGAGGATGGGCAAAAGACAGGCATACGGGAAAAGAAGGTCTCACCTTGGCAGGATTGCTGATGTTTGGAAAGTTCAGGTCGATTCTTGATGAAGTTCCGAATTATATTGTAGACTACCAGGAAAGAGAGGATAGTGAAGCACGTTGGATTGACAGAGTCACTAATGATGGGTCCTGGTCAGGAAATTTGTACGATTTTTATAGGTTAGTCATAAAAAAACTCACTACAGGATTGAAAGTACCTTTCAAACTTCAGGGGGATAAAAGGATTGAGGATACGCCTGTTCATGAGTCATTACGTGAGGCGCTGGTGAATACGATTATCCATGCCGATTATTCGGGAAATTGTTCGATTCTTATAGTGAAACGTCCTGATTTATTTGGATTCAGGAATCCCGGCCTGATGAGAATTCCAAAAATTGAGGCAATCCGGGGTGGCGTAAGTGACTGCAGGAACCGGAACTTGCAAAAGATGTTTCAATTGATTGGATTAGGTGAACAGGCGGGTTCGGGGTTCCCGAAAATTTACCGTAACTGGAGATTACAGCACTGGCGTGAACCGGAGCTCGAAGTCCGCGTTGAAAGCAATCAGACTGTATTTATCATGAAGATGATAAGTCTCCTTCCTGAAGATGCTATCGAGGAACTTAAAGTTGTATTTGGGGATTCTTTCAACGAGCTTAAAGATGTAGAGAAAGTGGCATTAGTCACTGCATTCTGCGAGGGATGTGTAAACCACAGTAGGATGAAAGAGGTTACAAAAGAGCATCCTCATGACATTACTGTGTCGCTTCATGACATGGTGGAGAAAGGATTTTTAGTGAGTGAGGGGATGGGGAGAGGCACATTCTATTATTTGCCCGGAAGACACCCGATGAAGAATGAAATGTTCGGAGCAGGAGGGGTGGGTCCGCTGCAGGGTTCCAGAGCATTAAGATTAGATCGCGGGGGTTTAGACAGAGGAGGATTCAATATAACCGGATTTGACCGGCCGATACATTCGGGGCATAGCTCCGAACATTTGAACAATAGCTCCGAACATTTGGATACATTGATCCCCATTGCCGAACCAGTAAGGTCTATGAAGAAGGCCCCGAGAGAGCTTATGGAATCTACAATTTTACAATTATGCCAGGGGCGGTATTTGACACTTGAGGATCTGTCATCTATTCTGCACCGGGACAAAGATTCATTAAGGATTCATTATATCAGCCCAATGCTCAAAGAGGGAAAAATTGAGCAGATGTATAAGAACGTAACCACACATCCTAATCAGAAATATCGGACTGTTGAAAAATAA
- a CDS encoding phosphate uptake regulator PhoU, producing MDIRKIQMSGGSSYIVSLPKKWITRNKIAKNDPVGLIEQDDGTILITPNTTGEQIQKVWNYEVSAITDQTLFLRSLIGAYFAGYTTMRIWAHGRLPPFASEKIREFTNMAIGQEVVDETETEIVIKDLLNPAEMPLENTISRMSVIVQKMHEDAVRALKSRDLELAHSVISRDNDVDRLHWLIGRQTNLILGDINLARKMSVPLDGIMNYFLVSRIIERVGDHASRIAHNVVKLGECEPPEEILDMIGKVNEESIVIFKSSIKSFFDHDLKEANDIINDSLIFEDKCSGINKLAINYQAHIAISIVSISDSMRRVGDYSADICENVINYVTGKQG from the coding sequence ATGGATATCAGAAAGATCCAGATGAGCGGTGGGTCCTCGTATATCGTATCTTTGCCTAAGAAATGGATTACCAGGAATAAAATCGCAAAAAACGATCCTGTCGGCCTTATCGAGCAGGACGACGGGACTATTCTTATTACGCCGAATACGACCGGCGAGCAGATCCAGAAGGTCTGGAATTATGAGGTAAGTGCCATAACGGACCAGACTTTATTTCTCAGGAGTCTTATCGGCGCTTATTTCGCGGGATATACGACGATGCGGATATGGGCGCACGGGAGGCTTCCTCCTTTTGCCTCGGAGAAGATCCGTGAATTTACGAATATGGCGATCGGCCAGGAGGTCGTGGACGAGACCGAGACCGAGATCGTCATAAAGGATCTCCTGAATCCTGCGGAGATGCCTCTCGAAAACACGATATCCAGGATGTCTGTTATAGTGCAGAAGATGCACGAGGATGCGGTCCGGGCCTTAAAGAGCAGGGATCTCGAACTTGCCCATAGTGTTATATCGAGAGACAACGATGTCGATCGTCTTCACTGGCTTATCGGCCGCCAGACGAATCTCATACTGGGTGATATCAATCTTGCAAGGAAGATGAGCGTGCCTCTCGACGGGATCATGAATTACTTCCTCGTGAGCAGGATCATCGAGCGTGTAGGGGATCATGCGAGCAGGATTGCGCATAACGTGGTCAAACTCGGGGAATGCGAACCGCCTGAAGAGATCCTTGATATGATCGGGAAGGTGAACGAAGAATCGATCGTGATCTTCAAGAGCAGCATCAAATCGTTCTTCGATCACGATCTTAAGGAGGCAAACGATATAATCAACGATTCGCTTATTTTTGAAGATAAATGCAGCGGGATCAATAAGCTGGCGATTAATTACCAGGCTCATATTGCGATCTCCATCGTTTCTATTTCTGATAGTATGAGGAGAGTGGGAGATTATTCGGCGGATATCTGCGAGAATGTTATCAATTATGTGACTGGGAAACAGGGATAA
- a CDS encoding phosphate ABC transporter substrate-binding protein encodes MKDSHRKSGLVLVALAIVVFSAIFVCGCTGNSGVDNPSSTTEATKATVQTLTVTGSTTVLPIAQAAAEAYMETNKYADIQVSGGGSGVGVQAVGTGTADIGMASRDLKASESEEYPNLVQHVIAGDGIALVVYKDNPVDSLTLAQIKSIYKGEITNWNQVGGNDMEIVVVGRDSSSGTREFFYESVMDEEDFVSTQLEKNSNGAVAQTVSQTPGAIGYLSMGYLDDSLKALDINVDGTLIEATVDNVLSGKYPVARNLNMFTNGEASGLAADFLAYILGSDGQAIVVEEGYVPVA; translated from the coding sequence ATGAAGGACAGCCATAGAAAATCAGGTCTGGTATTAGTCGCACTTGCAATTGTTGTCTTTTCTGCAATCTTTGTATGTGGATGTACCGGAAACAGCGGAGTTGATAATCCTTCCTCTACAACGGAAGCGACCAAAGCAACAGTTCAGACTCTCACGGTAACAGGGTCTACAACTGTTCTGCCCATCGCACAGGCAGCTGCCGAAGCATATATGGAAACCAACAAGTACGCAGATATTCAGGTTTCCGGAGGAGGTTCCGGGGTTGGTGTTCAGGCAGTAGGAACAGGTACTGCCGATATCGGAATGGCATCAAGAGATCTGAAAGCATCGGAATCCGAAGAATATCCGAATCTTGTTCAGCATGTCATCGCAGGTGACGGAATAGCTCTTGTAGTCTACAAAGACAATCCTGTAGACAGCCTTACACTCGCACAGATCAAATCGATATACAAAGGTGAGATCACAAACTGGAACCAGGTAGGCGGCAATGATATGGAGATCGTAGTCGTAGGCCGTGACTCATCATCAGGAACCAGAGAATTCTTCTATGAATCGGTAATGGACGAAGAGGACTTCGTATCCACACAGCTCGAGAAGAACTCGAACGGTGCCGTAGCACAAACCGTAAGTCAGACACCGGGAGCGATAGGCTACCTCAGTATGGGATACCTTGACGATTCGCTTAAAGCTCTCGACATAAATGTCGACGGAACTCTCATCGAAGCAACAGTCGACAACGTTCTTTCAGGAAAATACCCGGTTGCAAGAAACCTCAACATGTTCACCAACGGTGAAGCATCAGGACTTGCAGCAGACTTCTTAGCCTACATCCTCGGCAGTGACGGACAGGCAATCGTAGTCGAAGAGGGTTACGTCCCTGTAGCGTAA
- the pstA gene encoding phosphate ABC transporter permease PstA produces the protein MTYGTDLKKKTVKDEKFPYSSSNLSDQIVRGILFAAAAFGVLTVFFILLFLLKDGIPAFASIGLYDFLFGSVWNPGGANPTYGTLPLWVDTLLVTLGAMIIAAPLGIGSAIYISEIASSRIRSVIKPAVELLAGIPSVVYGFFGLVILTDWLRITFDLATGECWLAGSILLGIMALPTIISVSEDAINAVPDNFRRGSLGLGATYWQTISKVIVPAALSGITAAIILGMGRAIGETMAVMMVTGNSAIIPDPIYNIFSPVRTLTGTLGIEMGEVAVGSEHYHALFGVALLLLVITLVVNLSARHIINRIRLKGTGSNNKGRSKFSLPNRDAFKLSERSKERLKYAVIVVFLLCLLYINIFLCTAAVALILLWKFWLQSLDPKKMQKLAYVLLYMSIGIVLVVLGIILYDIISKGLPAMSWEFLTGYPKDLGREGGIFPAIIGTLYLVGGAILFALPIGVCAAIYLVEYTKESRITSIIRSGVDLLNGTPSIVFGLFGFAFLVLFLDFGVCLLAGMITLGLMVLPTIIRTTEEALKSVPDSLRHGSLALGATKWQTIRKVVLSPAAPGIITGTILSIGRAAGETAPIMFTAVVFTTRFLPSSVFDPVMALPYHLFILSTNVPGATTNQYGTALVLLLLVMAVYCIAILVRNHYQKSLRW, from the coding sequence ATGACATACGGTACAGATTTAAAAAAAAAGACTGTAAAGGATGAAAAATTTCCTTATAGTTCGAGTAATCTTTCGGATCAAATCGTCCGGGGGATACTTTTCGCCGCAGCCGCTTTTGGCGTTCTCACCGTTTTTTTCATACTGCTTTTCCTCCTGAAAGACGGTATTCCTGCTTTTGCCTCCATCGGACTGTACGATTTTTTGTTTGGTAGCGTCTGGAATCCCGGGGGAGCAAATCCTACATACGGTACACTCCCGCTGTGGGTCGACACCCTTCTCGTAACACTGGGTGCGATGATTATAGCCGCACCTCTCGGAATAGGCAGTGCAATATATATCTCCGAGATCGCGTCATCCAGGATCAGATCGGTAATCAAACCCGCGGTCGAACTCCTTGCAGGAATCCCTTCGGTCGTCTACGGTTTCTTCGGTCTCGTAATACTGACGGACTGGCTGAGGATAACGTTCGATCTTGCCACCGGAGAATGCTGGCTTGCCGGCTCTATCCTTCTCGGCATAATGGCTCTTCCGACGATCATCAGCGTATCGGAAGATGCGATCAATGCGGTTCCCGATAATTTCAGGCGGGGCTCGCTCGGGCTCGGCGCCACATACTGGCAGACGATAAGCAAGGTAATCGTCCCTGCGGCTCTCTCCGGGATCACTGCGGCCATCATTCTCGGAATGGGCCGGGCGATAGGAGAGACTATGGCAGTGATGATGGTTACGGGTAACTCAGCCATAATACCGGACCCGATATACAATATATTCTCGCCGGTACGAACACTCACAGGAACACTGGGAATTGAGATGGGCGAGGTTGCGGTAGGAAGCGAGCACTATCATGCATTATTCGGCGTCGCACTGCTCCTTCTCGTGATAACTCTCGTAGTGAACCTGTCCGCCCGGCACATCATCAACAGGATCAGGCTCAAAGGAACGGGTTCCAACAACAAGGGCAGATCGAAATTTTCGCTCCCGAACAGGGATGCATTCAAATTATCAGAAAGATCGAAAGAGCGGCTGAAATACGCAGTAATAGTGGTTTTCCTTCTATGCCTGCTTTATATCAATATATTCCTGTGCACCGCCGCGGTCGCCCTGATACTTTTATGGAAGTTCTGGCTCCAGTCCCTCGACCCGAAAAAGATGCAGAAGCTCGCGTACGTGCTCCTGTACATGTCCATAGGAATCGTGCTGGTAGTGCTCGGCATAATCCTCTACGACATCATATCGAAGGGGCTTCCGGCAATGTCCTGGGAATTCCTGACAGGATATCCAAAGGATCTCGGAAGAGAGGGAGGAATATTCCCGGCGATCATTGGTACGCTGTATCTTGTCGGCGGAGCGATACTGTTCGCACTTCCGATCGGCGTCTGCGCCGCGATATATCTTGTCGAATATACTAAAGAGAGTCGAATCACCTCGATAATCAGATCGGGTGTCGATCTCCTGAACGGCACTCCTTCGATCGTCTTCGGTCTCTTCGGGTTCGCGTTCCTGGTATTGTTCCTCGACTTCGGGGTCTGCCTTCTCGCCGGAATGATAACGCTCGGCCTGATGGTCCTCCCGACGATAATCAGGACCACTGAAGAGGCCTTAAAGAGCGTTCCCGATTCGTTGAGGCACGGGAGCCTCGCACTCGGGGCAACAAAATGGCAGACGATACGAAAAGTCGTCCTCTCCCCCGCAGCGCCGGGAATCATAACCGGAACGATCCTCTCAATAGGAAGGGCGGCAGGCGAGACGGCCCCGATCATGTTTACGGCCGTTGTGTTCACGACCCGTTTCCTGCCTTCATCGGTATTCGATCCCGTCATGGCACTGCCGTATCATCTCTTCATTCTCTCGACGAATGTGCCGGGGGCAACGACAAACCAGTACGGGACGGCCCTCGTACTCCTGCTACTCGTAATGGCTGTATATTGTATTGCAATCCTGGTAAGGAACCATTATCAGAAATCCCTAAGGTGGTAA
- the pstB gene encoding phosphate ABC transporter ATP-binding protein PstB has translation MSDKETILETKKLNLFYGEKQALTEVDVQVYKNHVTALIGPSGCGKSTLLRCFNRMNDLVANCRIDGEIIYHDRNIYSPGTDVVHMRKKIGMVFQQPNPFPKSIYDNIAYGPRIHGTKDRKKLDEIVEKSLKQAALWEEVHDRLDEPAMGLSGGQQQRLCIARTLAVEPEIILMDEPCSALDPIATSKIESLIDDLKKTYTVIIVTHSMSQASRVSDYTGFMYLGKMIEFGDTEKIFTSPDEELTNNYITGRFG, from the coding sequence ATGTCAGATAAAGAAACAATACTTGAAACGAAGAAGCTCAATCTCTTCTACGGCGAAAAACAGGCCCTGACAGAGGTTGACGTTCAGGTTTACAAAAACCATGTAACCGCACTCATCGGCCCTTCGGGATGTGGAAAGTCCACTCTTCTCAGGTGCTTCAACAGGATGAACGACCTTGTCGCGAACTGCAGGATCGACGGAGAGATCATATACCACGACCGGAATATCTACTCGCCGGGCACTGACGTCGTCCACATGAGAAAGAAGATCGGGATGGTATTCCAGCAGCCCAACCCGTTCCCGAAATCGATCTATGACAATATCGCATACGGGCCGAGGATCCACGGGACAAAAGACAGGAAGAAACTCGACGAGATCGTAGAGAAAAGCCTGAAGCAGGCCGCATTATGGGAAGAAGTCCACGACAGGCTGGACGAACCTGCGATGGGACTATCCGGCGGACAGCAGCAGAGGCTCTGCATCGCAAGGACGCTTGCAGTCGAGCCTGAGATCATCCTGATGGACGAACCATGCTCTGCACTCGATCCGATAGCCACTTCGAAGATCGAGTCGCTGATAGACGATCTCAAGAAGACCTACACTGTCATCATCGTTACGCACAGCATGTCGCAGGCTTCGAGGGTCTCCGATTATACGGGATTCATGTACCTCGGGAAGATGATCGAGTTCGGCGATACGGAGAAGATATTCACGAGCCCGGACGAAGAGCTGACGAACAACTACATTACCGGAAGGTTCGGATAA